CAAAGGTCAGATGCGGCGTCGATCCCGCGGTGGCCGCCGTGGATGCCCGGAGaaggggcagcagcaggacggcCATGAGAGCCGTGGAGAGGACGTTGACCTGCACGGCCATCTCCCATCCCGCCGACGACTTCTCGTACGTCGGGTTGCCCAGGCCGGCGTTCAGCAGGGCCACGTCCAGCCTGGGCGTAACCTTTTCCAGGTCGCGAACAAAAGCCGTGACGGACCCAAAGTCCGCCAGGTCGACTTGCAGGATGGTGATGGCATCCGGGCTGCAGCCTGTGAGGTCCGTGAtgcgcttcttggcctcctcgcccttgCTGGCGGAACGAACGCCGAGGATAACCTTGTCCGCGCCGAGGGCAGCGTACTTGACCGCCGCTTCGAATCCCAGTCCCGTGTTGGCCCCTGTCACGAGCACCGTCTTGCCCGCAAAGCTTACGGCGGGGTCCTCGGGAGGGTGTGTTTTTGACCATCGAAGCCTGAAGGGCAGGCTCACGCCTGGGGGCGGTCCGCCTGGGGATTCGCGGGCGGTGATCAGGTTCGGGTCGGTCATGGTGATGAATGGGTTGATACTGTGACGACTGAGAAGAGAGATCCGGCAGCCAAAAACGAGTTACGAGCAGGAGTTCATGCCGTTTCTGCCGGCTGATGGAGAGACTGTTGAGGCGCAATGCCACAGTGATGTATTGTAGTATTAGTGTCGGTCTTGGATATTTAGCCTTTGGGGATGCGCAAGTATCTTCCTAGTCCACCAACGAGATATCGATGTTTCCATGACAAATGACTGGTGCCGAATGTGCACGGCAACCTTTTCCATGACTGGGGGCATCCCTTTTGTCTTCCGGTGTTTGAACTTCGGCCACACTCCTCCAtccccatccatccaccacTCCGCGGCATCGGAGATCGGAACACCGATGAGCTACGACAGGGTGGCTGTGAGATGTGAGGTGTGAGCTGCTTGTTCATAAGTCATGGAACACCACTCGCTCGATAGAAACTTGGCGGAAACAGACGAGCACATAGATACTGTCGTCGCGGAAGACTCGAGAACCCCGAGTTATacctactactactactactactactactactactactacccTACCTGCAGCTCTCACTCCCCTTCATAACCAAGGGCTTCCTTGAACTTGGATCACTGACTCAGATAtcaaacccccccctccatctctcccCCTTGCCTCCCAAATCATGCATCACTTCTTCAAGGGTCAGTTCTTCGACTTTGAAGTCTGCCGCATCCTCGGCACCGCGGTctacggcggcgccgacgtggccgaggtgctcgaggccgtcggccagATCAAGGACGGCAACCCGGACAGCTGGAACCGCGCCTGGAAGACGCAGGCCGAacgcgccctcgccctcgccgacgaggcctcCAAGAGCGGTGACCGCGTCGCGGCGCGCAACGCCTACCTGCGAGGCTCGAATTACACCCGCGCCAGCGGCTACATGCTCACCGGCGACGGCCCCAACCGGCCCCATCCGAGACAgcgggccgtcgtcgaggaggtccagGCTCACTTCCGGAAGGCCGCCGCTCTCATGGACGGCCCCGTGCTCTTCCTCGATATCCCCTATCAGGACGGCACCTGCAAGTCGCTCCCGGCCCATCTCTACCTCCCGCCCCCGGACCGCCGGCTCCCCGGCAAGATCCCCATTCTCATCAGCGGCGggggcgccgacgccctgcAGGAGGAGCTCTTCTACATGCACCCGTCCGCCGGCCCGGACCTGGGCTACGCGGTCCTGACCTTCGAAGGCCCCGGCCAGGGCATCACGCTCCGGCGGCACGACACCAAGATGCGGCCCGACTGGGAGGTCGTCGTgggcgccgtcatcgacttcatcgaggacctcgccgactCCCGCCCCGAGCTGGACCTGGACACCTCGCGCATCGCGTACGCCGGCGCCTCCCTCGGCGGCTACTTCGCCCtccgtgccgccgccgacccgCGCATCAAGGCCtgcgtcgccctcgacccgCTCTACTCCTTCTGGGACTTCGCCACGGCCCACGTCTCGCCCGCCTTCATCGGCGCCTGGGAGGCCGGCTGGCTGTCGGACGGCGTGGTCGACGCCTGCGTGGGCGTCATGCTCGCGCTGTCGTTCCAGATGCGCTGGGAGATCAGCGTGGCCGGCACCTTCTTCGGCCACGCGTCGCCCGCGCGCATCATGAAGGAGATGAAGCGCTacaccctcggcggcggctaccTCGAGCGCATCCGCTGCCCCGTGCTGGTCTCGGGCGCCGCCCAGTCGCTGTACCTCGAGGCGAGCCACCACACGATGCGCGTGTACAACGAGCTGACGggcctggccgaggcggacaGGGAGCTGTGGATGACGGCCACGCCGGGCCAGGGCTCGCTGCAGGCCAAGATGGGCGCCCTGCGCCTGGCCAACCAGAAGACATTCAGgttcctcgacgagaagctgaAGATCGAGCGTCCACGGCTATGAGGCTTTGGCTTCTGAGCACGATAGTCAAAACAAGCGTGGGTGTTGACGGAACCGGTATCTCTGCAAAGAACTGAATGAAGTATGAGCGCCACGCTTGCCTGCGTTTAGAAACGTAACCAATTCCATCACAGTAGATATGTAGATCTCCATAGAGCAAAGGGAACCGGTATCTCTGCAAAGAACTGAATGAAGTATGAGCGCCACGCTTGCCTGCGTTTAGAAACGTAACCAATTCCATCACAGTAGATATGTAGATCTCCATAGAGCAAAGATAGGAATGTTATAAGAAGCTGTGCATCCATACTATCTGTAAGGGTATACATGAATAGCATTGTATTGTAGTTCTAGGGAGTAGCTTGGGATATGAAGTTTAGAGCATCGGCTCATTCGCCTAACCCTACTTGCCAGTGTAACATGCCTCCATATCACCTTGAATTGCTTCCCACGATCGGAGAAAATCAGAGCATGGTCGTCTTCAAGGGATCGATGCAGCCGGCATCCAACCCGTTCTCACGTTGTGACGGAGTGTCTGTCCTCGCCTCATAGCACGCCGATGCTTCTACAAAATACAAAACCGGTTGCAATGGACCTCAAAGCCAATCGACGAACAGATTTAACGAAGGGATCTTGTCACGTCTCACGAATGCCATCATTTTGTTAGACATTCATGTGCTTCACCGCCATTTTTTGAGACTCGGCAAACGAACCATGGATGCATAGCAGGTGAGTACTCCTGCTACAGACTATTTTGGAACCTGGGATGCCGTATCCTAGTCTTCTCACCGCTGGCATTGCGTGGTATGGGCTACTCTTGCGGCAGCGCCCGCTTGCGCTGAGGCCATACAGGAAGCAAAGTTGCTAGGAGGGCGAAAGATGCCATTGTGCCCGGCAAGACGATCTCATTTTAGGAGCAATTATGGCGGGGTTCAATCTTTGTAGAGGCGCAATAACCAGAGTCACAGTTGCTGGAGAAGGGTGTTTTGAGAATGGCAGTTCTTGTTTGCCGGGCAGATTTACACGATGTTCATATATGTGACTGTTTCCAGATTCGCGAGTTGTATCATTGTATGCCTTCCTTGTTTCTCTCGCAATATCTTCAACGTCATCACCATTATAACAACACCCGAATATCCCAGCTAGCTTTCATGTAACATCTCGACTTGGCGCGTTGGAGGCATAACGATGTTGCACTGATGGATTCTTGAGGTTGCATGATATGATCCTCGCTGAAGACATCTCTGGCCGCTATTTTATAACTGATTTCTCTGTCTTGCGTGATAAGAGCTGCGTAGAGCGCAGGTGTCTAGGCTGATATCGCATGTTGGTGTTGGGCTGGCTTACGATCCAAAGACCCAATACAGGTGAGTCCATCCGACATGGAGAAGAACCACGCCCCCTAGCCAGTGGCTTTCCTATTCACGTCAATAAACATGTGTCTAGACCTATCCCTCAGTCATTAAGTAACAAGTTGACAAGCATTCTAGACACTTTGGCCTTCTTTTCACAATGGCATCTCTAGGCCAATGTGCCACGGACCTGAATTGATGCTTAGGGAAATCTGCGTCAAGAGTGCTTCAATGACCCCCGTCACGATTTACAATCCATCCTCTGGCGCTCCGGAGACCGGGCGGCAGCTTAGCCAATTCGGAACAGTCAAGGAGCCCGTCTTCCCGCCAGGACTAGGTGACCGTGACATCTGCCCGTTCGTTTCGGCGAAGTGAGTGACTAAGCGGCAAACGGGGTCATCGAGATTGAAAAGTGCGATTCGGGGTCTCTTGGCAATGATGCAAGATCCGGAGTGTGCTTGAGAGTTGGCGGCGACTGAGCGCGGCTCGACGCTCGTTTCCAAGACGCTGCCAAGGCCTTTACTCTACGACTACCTCGACAATTCGAAAAGCCCACAGACATCCCGCACGTCAAAGACCCTGGGTCGGTGAGGTTTCTCCTTGCATTTCGTCCTGGAAACGATGCGATTCGTCATGGAGGGTTGGAGGTTCGGACGGCGAACGCTGCTCGGGAGCTTTGGGCTGGCCCGAACCGGCGACGGACATGTGTCAGAGGAGGGATGAAAAGGCGAACTGTTGTTGCGGAGGAGAGTTCTGAAGGGACGATCTGAGATGTTTTCTCAGATCTGACGGGGAGGATCACGGTAAGAGACGGGACGAACTCTGAGTTGGTCGAGGGGGTCCTTGGGCAGTTGTGCTCCAGCGTCAGAGCGAGGGGCTTGCAGCTTTGAATCATCATTTTTTTCACACTTGGATTTTAGAATTTGAGAAATGAACTGCCAAACCTGGCCAAAGAGATCAGAGTCCGTCCCATTCCTTTGTTGAAGTTGGCAGGATACGTTATTTTGCCGTACTTCGTGGTTTGATTCTGAAGCGAATGTACACACCATCTCTGCGAATGACCCGGACTCAAGTCCGAACTCTGATGCTTTCCTCCATGCGCATAGTTACTCTTTTTATGGATCTTTGCCAACTGTTTACGAATGACGAGCAACGCAGCTCCAAGAGGATCCAATTCCGAGACATCAGCAGGCTTCTATTCTTCAGGCTTATATGACCTGACTGGAATGGAATCAAACTGATGGACAAGAAAGATGCGAGTCTCACGCCACGTTTTCCGTCGCTTGGAACATGCCGGAATACTCGCGCTTCTGAATCGAATCGACCGGGTTCCACTGTAGTGCTCTTGATACTGAACAACACATCCATGTGGATGGAGGCGGCGTGTGATATTACTTCCGAGACGGCTTCTTGGGTTTATTGGCGCGAGGTCAGTGCTAATCACATACCAAACCCATCTTGTTAGCTGCGATGGGTTATTTCTTGGAATCACAGTCTTTTGAGACTGCCTATGCTGAGATAGACTTAGAAGAAAATGCAGTAGGCAGGCCGTGGCTTTGTTTGGGTGTTGACCTCTTGGTAACTATCGGGATATTGATAGAAAGAGGCATCTCATAAGCGTAACTAATCTACCTAAAGCGACATCTATGAACTTGGCAACTACATTTCGTCCTCTTGATTGTCGGAGAGCCAGCAGACAGAACGTTTGAGAAGAACTCAACCAGGTTTCTCATAGTCTCGGCACTTCCACTCAGGTCACAAACACACTCGACTGAAAGCTTAGGCTTAGAGCGAATACATTGAGCTTTATTTGATTGCAAGCAAAGATCCATCCGGCCATCATGGCACAGCATTGGCACAGCAGCCGAGGAAAATCGAAACAGTTACTTTTTTTCGAACGGATATTCAGACATTATTTCTGAGCTATGAAGCTAATTTACAAGAAGAGAAATGTCGTCGTAGGGACAATGCAACGCTATCGTATCAACggaacacacacacacacgcctGTTCTTAGTGTCTCGCAGGGGCCGTCGCGTTGGCAGCTCCGTAGACGATCCGGAAAGGCTCCGTCTCGGTGGTGTCGTACTCCTCAAGCTTGGACGCGTCGCCGAAGACGCGCAGGGACTTGATGGCGAACTTGTACTTGCCGGCGGGCGCGTAGCTGCCGTCGTCCATCTGGCCGTCCCAGTTGACGGAGAGGACGCCGCGGGAGACGTACAGGGACGGGAAGGACCGGGGCTGGCCGACGGTCTGGATGCCCCAGACCTCCTTGGTGGAGTTGGGGGGGCAGGTGGTCAGGGGcacgaggtcggcgcggACGAAGGGGGAGCCGAAGGCCATGTTGATGGCGAGGGCCGGGATGACGGCCTTGGTCTCGTTGGCGGTGCCCGGGGCCGGCAGGATGTAGGTGTGGTTGCTGGGGACGGGCTCGTACTCCTCGTCCTTTGCGCTGGTCGAGGTGGTCATGAGGGCCTGGTCGAGCGTGACGTGGCTGTGGAGGctgccggcgatgccgacgtaCGGCAGGGACAGGCTGGAGCCGTCGGAGCCGTTGAGGGCGATGTAGCCGGACCAGACGGGcaggcggccggcgtcgagggccggAGGGGTCGGGGTCACGAGGATGgtggcctcgccgccggcggggaTGGAGACCTTGCTCTCGCTCAGGGCGACGGAGGCGTACTCGGCCGACAGGTCGTTGGGAAAGGGGGCCGGGAACAggtcaccggcggcggcgaaggtgtaggcggtggcggcgccgacgttgcTCAGGTCGTACGAGacggccgccgagcccgtGTTCTTGATGGTGAAGTTCAGCTCGGGGATGAAGTTGTCCGTGTCGTTGAACGAGAGGCTGGAGACGCTGAGGAGGGTGGTGGCGTACGCGGCGTCGTAGgcctggacgaggccggcgccctgCTGGGAGACGGGGGCCAGGAGCTCGTCGGGCCCGGTGCCGTAGTTGAACTTGACAGGGTTGGCGTGGGCGGAGAGCAGGTTCTCGATGGTGGCAGGGTCCAGGGTCTTGCGGACCTCGGCGATGAGAGCCACGATACCGGCGGCCTGAGGGCAGGACATGGAGGTTCCGGAGAGGACGGCGTAGGAGCCGAGGGCTCTGGGGTACAGGGAGAGGACGTTGCCTCCGATGGCGCCGAACTGGGGCTTCTGGTGGGCGTCCCAGTTGGGGCCCCAGGAGCTGAAGCTGGAGACGGAACCGCCGGTGGCGGTGTTGGGGGCCTCGGTGAGGAtctgctcggcctcggcggggTCGGTCATCTGGAGGGCGACCTCGGAGCCGGCagcgagggcctcgagccAGACGGCGGCCTGGGAGGGCGTGGTcatgccgatggcgaggatcTCGGGAACgctggtgacggtgacggagccggcgccgggcgcGTTGTTGTAGAGCATGAGGTACTTggcaccggcggcagcggcgttctgggccttggcgacgaagGTGCAGGTTCCTCtccggacgaggacgatctTGCCGCTCAGGTCGGGCGTGTCGGCCGGGTAAGGGTCGCagccgagggcgacggtggAGGTGGAGTCGGTGCTCGGGGTCCAGAGGGggagctcgacgccggcccagTTGTCGGGCTCGCCGGGGGTGTAGGAGAACTTGCGgggggcgccgccgtc
The genomic region above belongs to Colletotrichum higginsianum IMI 349063 chromosome 2, whole genome shotgun sequence and contains:
- a CDS encoding Short-chain dehydrogenase/reductase, whose protein sequence is MTDPNLITARESPGGPPPGVSLPFRLRWSKTHPPEDPAVSFAGKTVLVTGANTGLGFEAAVKYAALGADKVILGVRSASKGEEAKKRITDLTGCSPDAITILQVDLADFGSVTAFVRDLEKVTPRLDVALLNAGLGNPTYEKSSAGWEMAVQVNVLSTALMAVLLLPLLRASTAATAGSTPHLTFVNSHGHSMVPKDSPLVDGSLLKTANDQETWETNKSYSLVKLLGMAVMQAIARMTVGEKQQQQQQPQIIVNAVCPDLCKTDLGRKWAGFMSNVGKAIFYALFARTAEQGARSLVSATALGPESHGRFWHHDILYPFGELAQDEALMHKTWNEVVEAIAQDQPDILRLLDDPK
- a CDS encoding Alpha/beta hydrolase, whose protein sequence is MHHFFKGQFFDFEVCRILGTAVYGGADVAEVLEAVGQIKDGNPDSWNRAWKTQAERALALADEASKSGDRVAARNAYLRGSNYTRASGYMLTGDGPNRPHPRQRAVVEEVQAHFRKAAALMDGPVLFLDIPYQDGTCKSLPAHLYLPPPDRRLPGKIPILISGGGADALQEELFYMHPSAGPDLGYAVLTFEGPGQGITLRRHDTKMRPDWEVVVGAVIDFIEDLADSRPELDLDTSRIAYAGASLGGYFALRAAADPRIKACVALDPLYSFWDFATAHVSPAFIGAWEAGWLSDGVVDACVGVMLALSFQMRWEISVAGTFFGHASPARIMKEMKRYTLGGGYLERIRCPVLVSGAAQSLYLEASHHTMRVYNELTGLAEADRELWMTATPGQGSLQAKMGALRLANQKTFRFLDEKLKIERPRL
- a CDS encoding Subtilase, with translation MVRSSLLLPLLAAASAIQAKVHSPKTVAGAFIVELEDGQFLRQDASDFYAEADAEATTRMKLDYSLFKGASIQFKNLDTADAKAAKLAGLPSVKNIWPVRTYRIPEPEVVWTGKQGRDYVDLKKRQLGNDTFSTHVQTQVDKLHRDGVTGKGIKVAVIDTGIDYLHPALGGCFGPDCLVSYGTDFVGDAYDGFNEHFPDPDPMDCGGHGTHVAGIIAAQSNPFGFLGTAPGVTLGAYKVFGCDGQVSNDILIAAYNRAYEDGSNIITASIGGPSGWTDEPWAATVSRIVEAGVPCTVSAGNSGDQGIFFASTAASGRYVTAIASFDNAITPAVLIENTFTIDGGAPRKFSYTPGEPDNWAGVELPLWTPSTDSTSTVALGCDPYPADTPDLSGKIVLVRRGTCTFVAKAQNAAAAGAKYLMLYNNAPGAGSVTVTSVPEILAIGMTTPSQAAVWLEALAAGSEVALQMTDPAEAEQILTEAPNTATGGSVSSFSSWGPNWDAHQKPQFGAIGGNVLSLYPRALGSYAVLSGTSMSCPQAAGIVALIAEVRKTLDPATIENLLSAHANPVKFNYGTGPDELLAPVSQQGAGLVQAYDAAYATTLLSVSSLSFNDTDNFIPELNFTIKNTGSAAVSYDLSNVGAATAYTFAAAGDLFPAPFPNDLSAEYASVALSESKVSIPAGGEATILVTPTPPALDAGRLPVWSGYIALNGSDGSSLSLPYVGIAGSLHSHVTLDQALMTTSTSAKDEEYEPVPSNHTYILPAPGTANETKAVIPALAINMAFGSPFVRADLVPLTTCPPNSTKEVWGIQTVGQPRSFPSLYVSRGVLSVNWDGQMDDGSYAPAGKYKFAIKSLRVFGDASKLEEYDTTETEPFRIVYGAANATAPARH